The Desulfuromonas sp. genome segment CGACGATGTGCAGGTCGTGACCGTTCCACTCGCAGTGATGAAGGCTGGAGCTGATGGTGATTCCGCGCTTGATCTCCTCGGGCTCGAAATCCATGGTGGAGGACCCGTCGTCAACCCTGCCGAGACGATCGGTCATTTCGGTGTTGAACAGGATCGCCTCGGTGAGGGAGGTCTTGCCCGCGTCGCCCTGGCCTACAATTCCGAGGTTACGTAGATTTGCCGTTTGAAACTTCGCCATGATCGCTCCTTTCATTCCAGCCGCAATAGGGGAAAATACGGTTATGAGATCACACCTCTTAAACCTGTGGGTTCACCTGGCACTGCTTAGAACTCGGGCATTCTGGAAAGTCGGACTCTCTACTGGCTCCTCCTTGGTGCCGATTCGCTCTGATTCGATGGCGTGTTGCGGGTGTAGATAATGCGCAGCCCCTCCAGGGTGAGGCAGGGGTCAACTGCGTCGATGGACTCCGAAGCCCTGGCGATCTGCTCGGCCAGCCCGCCGGTCCCCACGACTCTCGGCTCATCCCGGGCCTCCATCTTCATGCGGGCCACGATGCCGTCGACGAGGCCGACGTAGCCGAAGAAAAGCCCGGCCTGTATGCTGTTGACGGTGTTCTTGGCGATGACCTGGGGAGGCCGGGCAAACTCGACCCGGGGAAGCTTGCTGGCCCTTTCGAAAAGGGCCTCCGAGGAGATGCCCAGCCCCGGGGCGATGGCCCCTCCCTGGTATTCACCGCGCGCCGAAATGTAATCGAAGGTCGTCGCGGTTCCGAAATCGACGACGATGAGGCTGCCGCGCCACTTCTCGTAGGCCGCCACGGCGTTGACGATGCGGTCGGCCCCGACTTCGCGGGGGTTATCGTACTGGATGGGCATGCCGGTCTTGATCCCGGGCCCGACGATGTAGGGCTTGAGCTTGAAATACTGCCGGCAGAGCCCTTCCAGGGCGGTGAGCATGGGAGGAACGACGCAGGAGATGATCACGTCGGCGATATCGGTGAAATGAAATTCGGAGAGGCGAAACAGCTCGTGGATGAGCATGGCGTTCTCATCCACCGTCCGGGAGGTATCGGTGGTGATGCGCCAGCTTCGAAGCAGCTCTTCGCCGCGGTAAAGGCCCAGAACCGTATTGGAGTTGCCCACATCGATAACAAGTAGCATAGGCCTCTTTCCCGGCAAATCCGAGGGTCCGCGAAGATCGCGGGGGGAGTTACCAGCTTCTAATCCTAGACCATCCCGCGGGGAAAACCAAGAAGGTTTTCATCCCGCCCGGTCCTCAGCCATCCAGGAGCCGCACATCGCCGGCAAGGATCTTTTCCCGTTCGCCGCTCTCCGCTTCCAGCAGGAGGGCCCCGTCGGATTCGAGCCCCAGGACGATACCCCTCTGGATGCGGCCCTGGGTGTCGACCTCGACCCTTCGGCCCACCACGTCGCAGAGGTCCTGCCACTTCTGGCGAAGGGGCCCGAAGCCCTCCCGGAGGAACGTGGCGTAGAGCTCGTCGAGGCGGCGGTACAGGGCCCTGGTGAATTCCAGCCGGGAGATTTGACGTCCCCCCTCCAGGGCCAGGGAGGTGGCCGGGTAGCGGAGGTCGTCCGGGAACTGCTCGGCGCCCATGTTGATATTGACGCCGATGCCGAGAACGACGTAGTGGACCGCCTCGGTTTCGGCGCTCATCTCGTTGAGCAGGCCGGCCACCTTCTTTCCCCCGAGGAGGATGTCGTTGGGCCACTTGACAGCCGCCGCCAGCCCGGCGACCTCTTCGGCGGCCAGAGCCACGGCCACCGCGGAGAGAAAGGTCAGCTGGGGAGCCAGAACGGGAGGGATGGGCGGACGCAGCAGCACCGAGGTGTACAGGTTGACTCCGGGGGGGGAGGCCCAGCGGCGCCCCATCCGCCCCTTGCCGCCGGTCTGGCGCTCGGCGACAACCACGGTCCCCTCGAGGGCTCCCTCCTCGCCCAGTGCGCAGGCCCGGGCGTTGGTCGAATCCGTCTCCTCGAAGTAGATCACTTCCCGGCCGATCACGCCGGTGTCGAGACCGGCCTGGATCTCGACGGGGGTCAGCGCGTCGGGAATCCCCGTCAGGCGGTATCCCCTGGAGGTCACGGCCTCGATAGTATAACCCATCTCCCGCAGCAGGCCGATCTGCTTCCAGACGGCGGAGCGGGAGACCCCGAGGCCCCGGCTGATCTCCTCCCCGGAGACGAACCCTCCGCCCTTCTGCCGAAACAGTTTAAGAATCTCTTCCCGCGCACCGCCTGCCGTCATTTTTCGGTCCTTCCCGCCCTAGCGAAACAGCATTGAGATATCGGCGGCCAGGTACGAGTGGGTCATCGCCCCCACCGAGATGAGATCCACCCCGGTCTCGGCGATCTCCCGAACTGTCTCCAGGTTGACCCCCCCGGAGGCTTCGGCGAGGGCTCGGCCGTCGATCAACTCCACCGCGCTGCACAGGGTCTCAAGATCCATATTGTCCAGCAGGATGATGTCGGCCCCCGCCTCCAGGGCTTCGCCCACCTCCGCGAGATCGCGGGTCTCCACTTCGATTTTCAGGGTATGGGGGGCGTAGTCGCGGGCGCGTCCGACGGCGGTGGCGATGCCCCCGGCGGCGGCGATGTGGTTCTCCTTGATCAGAACGCCGTCATAAAGGGAGGTGCGGTGATTGCGCCCCCCCCCCGAGCGTACCGAGTATTTTTCCAGGATCCGCAGGCCCGGGGTGGTCTTGCGGGTATCGACGATGGTCGCCCCGGTCCCCTCGACCGCCTTGACGAAGCGGGAGGTCAGGGTGGCCACCCCGCTCATGCGCTGCAGCAGGTTGAGAGCCACCCGCTCGCCCTGAAGAAGGAAAGAAGCCTCGCCCTTCAGCCAGGCCAGCACCTCACCGCGCCGGACGCTCTGGCCGTCCTCGATGATCTTCTCGAAGGCCACCTCCTCGTCGAGCAGTTGAAAGACCCGGCGAGCGACGTCGATGCCCGAGAGGACGAAATCTTCCTTGGCCACGAACTCGGCCCGGACCACCTTGCCCGGGCTCACCGTGGCGAGGGTGGTCACGTCGCCGAGACCGATGTCCTCCTGCAGAGCATTGCGGATAATGCGATCGATTTCCAGCATCGTAGACTCCTGAGTGGCGGCTAACATATTGAAAATGCTTTTTTATAGCACAGCAGACAAAGCCCCCGCAACCGAAAAGCCCGGAGCGCGGGACGGGGGAATTTTTCTTTACTTTTGCGGCTCCCTGCCGGAAAATACGGGGATTTTGACAGCGGCTAAAACGGTCCCCTCGGCTCCCCTCGCCGGGACCGCCTTACCGCCCCGCCGTTGAAAAAGGAGGTAGGCCATGCGTTCAACGTGGATACTCGCCCTTATTGCTCTCATCACCCTGACTTCGCCGGGTTGCGTCAAGAAATCGACCTATCTGCAAAAAGTCGATGAAGCCGCCCTCCTGGGCAACCGCTTCGAAGACCTGCAGTCCCGCCACAGCCAGCTTCAGCAGCAGAGGGACGAACTCGCCGCCCGCAACGACGACCTGGACCGGCGCCTGGCCGAATCCCTCGCCAAGGGAACCGCCCTCGAGCAGGACCTCGAGAGGGCCCGAAACGACATCGGGCGCCTGGAGAAGGTCCTCTCCGACCGCAGCGCCGAGGCCGGGGCGGCCATGGCCGAGATGCGCCGCACCACCGACCGCCTGGAAGAGGAGAACCGGGGTCTTCACCAGCAGGTCGAAAAAGAGCGACTCGCCCGGGAGGCCCGCCTCGCCCAGATGAAGAGCACCTACGACGAGTTGGTGGACAAGATGGAGTCCGAGATCGAGCGGGGAGAAATCACGATCTCCGAACTGCAGGGCAAGCTCACCGTCAACCTGGTGGAACGCATCCTGTTCGATTCGGGCAAGGCGGACATCAAGCCCGAAGGCCTGAACGTGCTGCGCAGGGTGGGGGACATTCTGGGCGGGGTCAAGGACAAGGCAATCCGGGTCGAGGGGCACACCGACGACGTCCCCATCAGCCCCCGCCTGCAGACGACCTTTCCGACCAACTGGGAACTCTCCACGGCCCGGGCCGCCAACGTCGTCCACTTTCTCCAGGATCGAGTCAACATCCCCGGCGAGCGCCTCTCTGCAGCCGGTTTCAGTGAATACCGCCCCGTCGCCGACAACGGGTCCCCCGAGGGGCGGGCGCAGAACCGCCGCATCCAGATCGTCCTGGTCCCTTCGGATGCCGAAACGATCCAGCCGCTGCAGTAGATCCGCCCATTCACAGGAAACAAAAAGCCGGGGCCACAAGGCCCCGGCTTTTTGTCAACAACTCGATGCCGTCCCGCCGCTGCGGGATCGGTCCCTGGCGAAAAGAGCAGATCGCCCCTAGGTGCGTCCCTGCCTGACAGCCATATCGAGGGCCTTCTGCCACAGGGCTCCCATGCCAGGAGAATCGAGCAAGTCCCCGGCGTCCTCCCCTTGTCCCTCCCCGCTGGACAGCACGTCCAGCTTGGCCTCCGGAAGTCCGGCCACAGAGCGGGAGAGATCGGCCTGCGTCTCCAGGGTCTGGCCCCCGTCATGGAAAAAGCCAATGGGCAGCCCCTCCCGAAAGAAGATAAGGGCGGTGCGCTCTCCGGAGTAGACCCGCAGACAGCCGCTCAGGCGTTCCTCCCGAACAATTGCCAGAAGACGTTCGAGATCGATGAATTTGAGGGCCTGGCCCCGGTAGAGGACCTCTCCGTTCTGGAGGCCCCGCAGGAGCCTGACCAACTCGG includes the following:
- a CDS encoding OmpA family protein, coding for MRSTWILALIALITLTSPGCVKKSTYLQKVDEAALLGNRFEDLQSRHSQLQQQRDELAARNDDLDRRLAESLAKGTALEQDLERARNDIGRLEKVLSDRSAEAGAAMAEMRRTTDRLEEENRGLHQQVEKERLAREARLAQMKSTYDELVDKMESEIERGEITISELQGKLTVNLVERILFDSGKADIKPEGLNVLRRVGDILGGVKDKAIRVEGHTDDVPISPRLQTTFPTNWELSTARAANVVHFLQDRVNIPGERLSAAGFSEYRPVADNGSPEGRAQNRRIQIVLVPSDAETIQPLQ
- a CDS encoding biotin--[acetyl-CoA-carboxylase] ligase gives rise to the protein MTAGGAREEILKLFRQKGGGFVSGEEISRGLGVSRSAVWKQIGLLREMGYTIEAVTSRGYRLTGIPDALTPVEIQAGLDTGVIGREVIYFEETDSTNARACALGEEGALEGTVVVAERQTGGKGRMGRRWASPPGVNLYTSVLLRPPIPPVLAPQLTFLSAVAVALAAEEVAGLAAAVKWPNDILLGGKKVAGLLNEMSAETEAVHYVVLGIGVNINMGAEQFPDDLRYPATSLALEGGRQISRLEFTRALYRRLDELYATFLREGFGPLRQKWQDLCDVVGRRVEVDTQGRIQRGIVLGLESDGALLLEAESGEREKILAGDVRLLDG
- a CDS encoding type III pantothenate kinase; translation: MLLVIDVGNSNTVLGLYRGEELLRSWRITTDTSRTVDENAMLIHELFRLSEFHFTDIADVIISCVVPPMLTALEGLCRQYFKLKPYIVGPGIKTGMPIQYDNPREVGADRIVNAVAAYEKWRGSLIVVDFGTATTFDYISARGEYQGGAIAPGLGISSEALFERASKLPRVEFARPPQVIAKNTVNSIQAGLFFGYVGLVDGIVARMKMEARDEPRVVGTGGLAEQIARASESIDAVDPCLTLEGLRIIYTRNTPSNQSESAPRRSQ
- the nadC gene encoding carboxylating nicotinate-nucleotide diphosphorylase; the protein is MLEIDRIIRNALQEDIGLGDVTTLATVSPGKVVRAEFVAKEDFVLSGIDVARRVFQLLDEEVAFEKIIEDGQSVRRGEVLAWLKGEASFLLQGERVALNLLQRMSGVATLTSRFVKAVEGTGATIVDTRKTTPGLRILEKYSVRSGGGRNHRTSLYDGVLIKENHIAAAGGIATAVGRARDYAPHTLKIEVETRDLAEVGEALEAGADIILLDNMDLETLCSAVELIDGRALAEASGGVNLETVREIAETGVDLISVGAMTHSYLAADISMLFR